Proteins encoded by one window of Halosolutus gelatinilyticus:
- a CDS encoding ABC transporter ATP-binding protein yields MTRATTDGFENSNAEPNDEPAIVTNDLTKTYGATTAVEGLNLEVAAGSVYGFLGPNGAGKTTTIRMLTALTPPTSGSGTVAGASITDREALIDRIGYLPETPPIYEQLTAREQLEYYGGLCGMDPEALEERIETLLDRLDLAADADDRIVTYSKGMRQKTGFIQAIVTDPDVVFLDEPTSGLDPRAVRTVRDLIAELADGGTTIFLSTHVLPVVERVATAVGILYDGRLVESGSPDDLRDRLEAGRDSTLEDVFLEVTTETE; encoded by the coding sequence ATGACCAGAGCAACGACCGACGGATTCGAGAACTCGAACGCGGAACCGAACGACGAGCCGGCCATCGTCACGAACGACCTCACCAAGACCTACGGAGCGACGACGGCCGTCGAGGGGCTGAACCTCGAGGTCGCCGCCGGCTCGGTGTACGGTTTTCTCGGCCCGAACGGGGCGGGAAAGACGACGACGATTCGAATGCTGACCGCGTTGACGCCCCCGACGAGCGGTTCCGGGACCGTCGCCGGGGCGTCGATCACGGACCGCGAGGCGCTCATCGACCGCATCGGCTACCTTCCCGAGACGCCGCCGATCTACGAACAGCTCACGGCCCGCGAACAGCTCGAGTACTACGGCGGACTGTGCGGGATGGATCCGGAGGCGCTCGAGGAGCGGATCGAGACGCTGCTCGACCGGCTCGATCTGGCCGCCGACGCCGACGATCGAATCGTCACCTATTCGAAGGGGATGCGCCAGAAGACGGGGTTCATCCAGGCGATCGTGACCGACCCCGACGTAGTCTTTTTGGACGAGCCAACCTCCGGACTGGATCCGCGGGCCGTGCGCACGGTTCGAGACCTGATCGCCGAGCTCGCGGACGGCGGGACGACGATCTTTCTCTCGACGCACGTTCTCCCCGTCGTCGAACGGGTCGCGACGGCGGTCGGGATCCTCTACGACGGACGGTTAGTCGAGTCGGGGTCGCCGGACGACCTCCGCGACCGACTCGAAGCCGGTCGCGACTCGACGCTCGAAGACGTCTTCCTGGAGGTGACGACCGAAACGGAGTGA
- a CDS encoding enoyl-CoA hydratase/isomerase family protein, whose protein sequence is MIVDDENGVRTVTFDRPDSLNAFTAEAAESLADAIDGADADGHDAIVLTGEGDAFSAGGDLEAMAERDETPKESFDRTSETLGRVVETALTSEVPIVAKVNGDAVGAGLAVTAVSDFAYAADSASFSCAFARVGLVPDTGGTFLLPRLIGLRTAKRLALTAEFVSAAEAAEIGLVNEAVPDGDLEATVDDLLETLRQRPTTTLGLTKRAIHENMGRYWREALDHELLTQSIAYGTPEHEDGVNAFLER, encoded by the coding sequence ATGATCGTCGACGACGAGAACGGCGTGCGAACGGTCACGTTCGATCGACCCGACTCGCTGAACGCATTCACGGCCGAGGCGGCCGAATCGTTAGCTGACGCCATCGACGGCGCCGACGCCGACGGGCACGACGCGATCGTTCTCACCGGCGAGGGCGACGCGTTCAGCGCTGGTGGCGACCTCGAGGCGATGGCCGAGCGCGACGAGACCCCGAAGGAATCGTTCGACCGGACGAGCGAGACGCTCGGCCGAGTCGTCGAAACGGCCCTCACGTCCGAAGTACCGATCGTCGCGAAAGTAAACGGCGATGCGGTCGGTGCCGGACTCGCGGTAACGGCCGTCAGCGACTTCGCATACGCCGCCGACTCAGCGTCGTTTAGCTGTGCGTTCGCGCGAGTCGGACTCGTCCCGGATACCGGGGGGACGTTCTTACTTCCGCGACTCATCGGCCTTCGCACCGCCAAACGGCTAGCGCTGACCGCCGAATTCGTCTCCGCGGCTGAAGCCGCGGAGATCGGCCTCGTAAACGAGGCCGTCCCGGACGGCGACCTCGAGGCGACCGTCGACGACCTCCTCGAGACGCTCCGACAGCGTCCAACGACGACGCTCGGGCTGACAAAACGCGCGATTCACGAAAACATGGGTCGGTACTGGCGGGAGGCGCTCGACCACGAACTTCTCACCCAATCGATCGCGTACGGCACGCCGGAACACGAAGACGGCGTGAACGCGTTCTTGGAACGGTGA
- a CDS encoding UbiD family decarboxylase has translation MTIHSFRQYLQTLETRGDLHRISEPVSWNLEASAVTMLLNVEDSAVPLFESVESAQLVGDPYRGTQRRPWDRIALGLGLPPDLSYSEYYESVIDRLKDPIEPVTVSADDAPCKEEIRTGDEIDLLDFPWPYIHAGDGGRYSNVHTLIAPDPDSDWVDWSNHRTMIHDSETSSVLLLAGEQTPNLYYYKYEERNEPMPVAIAVGVEPAVRYTSVMWIPTGRNEAEYAGGLKREPVELVPCETNDLLVPATAELVIEGEILPNERRDEGPFGDYFGYMHGPRRSMPLFRVTGITHQTDPILPFCVEGTGVGHSENTTSSMEVGCVGPDATLGLRTAQFDVECCAPWKSTPRTIYTISTEKTNPSYLHDMANFIFTTWGMLHVDFFIFVDADVNPLDQREVLEALALYADPDTDFHQFGVETMPKVPLNIYQTPTEKGDIQTGTSKAKTAKAYIDATSDRSARKSQPTGDVERRYRAQKILERAGVDTSTLSFVDPGEGAQ, from the coding sequence ATGACGATCCACAGCTTCCGACAGTACCTTCAGACGCTCGAGACGAGAGGCGATCTCCATCGGATCTCCGAGCCCGTTTCGTGGAATCTCGAGGCCAGTGCCGTCACGATGCTGTTGAACGTCGAAGACAGCGCCGTTCCGCTGTTTGAGAGCGTCGAATCGGCGCAACTCGTCGGCGACCCGTATCGAGGAACCCAGCGCAGACCGTGGGATCGAATCGCACTCGGGCTGGGATTGCCACCGGATCTCTCGTACAGTGAATACTACGAATCGGTGATCGATCGACTGAAGGATCCGATCGAACCGGTGACGGTTTCCGCGGACGATGCACCCTGTAAAGAAGAAATCCGGACAGGTGACGAGATCGATCTCCTTGACTTCCCGTGGCCGTACATTCACGCGGGCGACGGCGGGCGCTATTCGAACGTCCACACGCTTATCGCACCGGATCCCGATTCCGACTGGGTCGACTGGTCGAATCATCGAACGATGATCCACGACAGCGAAACGAGTAGCGTCCTCCTGTTAGCGGGCGAGCAAACACCGAACCTCTACTACTACAAGTACGAAGAGCGAAACGAACCGATGCCCGTCGCGATCGCCGTCGGCGTCGAACCAGCGGTCCGGTACACGTCCGTAATGTGGATTCCGACGGGTCGGAACGAGGCCGAATACGCGGGCGGGTTGAAACGGGAGCCGGTTGAACTCGTTCCGTGTGAAACGAACGATCTCCTCGTTCCGGCGACAGCCGAACTCGTCATCGAGGGCGAGATCCTTCCGAACGAGCGCCGCGACGAAGGCCCCTTCGGCGACTATTTCGGCTATATGCACGGTCCCAGAAGATCGATGCCCCTCTTTCGAGTGACAGGAATCACGCACCAGACGGATCCGATACTCCCGTTCTGCGTCGAAGGTACCGGCGTCGGGCATTCGGAGAACACGACCAGTTCGATGGAGGTCGGTTGCGTCGGCCCGGATGCGACGCTCGGACTACGAACCGCCCAGTTCGACGTCGAGTGCTGTGCCCCGTGGAAGTCGACGCCGCGAACGATCTATACGATCTCGACCGAGAAGACCAATCCCAGCTATCTCCACGATATGGCGAATTTCATCTTTACGACGTGGGGGATGCTCCACGTCGACTTCTTTATATTCGTCGACGCGGACGTCAATCCGCTCGACCAACGAGAGGTACTCGAGGCGCTCGCGTTATACGCGGATCCGGATACCGACTTTCACCAGTTCGGGGTCGAAACGATGCCGAAAGTTCCGCTGAACATCTATCAAACGCCGACCGAAAAGGGCGACATCCAGACCGGAACGTCGAAAGCGAAGACGGCGAAGGCGTACATCGATGCGACCAGCGATAGGTCTGCGCGGAAATCGCAGCCGACCGGCGACGTCGAGCGCAGATATCGGGCGCAAAAGATACTCGAACGGGCCGGCGTCGACACGAGCACGCTGTCGTTCGTCGATCCCGGGGAGGGTGCGCAATGA
- a CDS encoding acyl-CoA thioesterase, which produces MKTISDTEVRFGELAGPLVHGSVLFDWQLVSTQEVAAAFDYSFEELLDDDGIPYAPVVVETSVHRYPALGDRITVSTVPIDVGRSSVELLYEIIDGDGERLATARMTHVTISSTGAALALPERVQSAFAEACVDRDPEVGPATGTNEGAHLPSYSTSVPIRSPYVEGANLAYFEEYPRFAGIALEEYLIECGTSLGELAEEKQPYRIRDWKWEFRSPVRFQTELHVECTVVSVDRETIRVAHELTSGGKTNISGITEYGCFDRTGAAVPFDDEMIAPFEP; this is translated from the coding sequence GTGAAAACGATTAGCGATACGGAGGTACGATTCGGGGAGCTTGCTGGACCGCTTGTTCACGGCTCCGTCCTCTTCGACTGGCAGTTGGTTTCGACACAGGAAGTGGCCGCCGCCTTCGATTACTCGTTCGAGGAACTCCTCGACGACGACGGCATTCCCTACGCGCCTGTCGTGGTCGAGACGTCCGTCCACAGGTATCCAGCTCTCGGCGATCGTATCACCGTCTCGACGGTCCCGATCGACGTCGGGAGATCGAGCGTCGAACTCCTCTACGAAATTATCGACGGCGACGGAGAACGCCTTGCGACGGCACGAATGACCCACGTGACTATCTCGTCGACTGGCGCTGCACTCGCGTTACCCGAACGGGTTCAATCGGCGTTCGCCGAGGCATGTGTTGACCGCGATCCCGAAGTCGGTCCGGCGACCGGGACAAATGAAGGAGCGCACTTGCCCTCGTATTCGACGTCGGTCCCGATTCGGAGTCCCTACGTCGAGGGTGCAAACCTGGCTTACTTCGAGGAGTATCCTCGCTTCGCGGGGATAGCTCTCGAGGAGTATCTCATCGAGTGCGGGACGAGTCTCGGCGAACTCGCCGAGGAGAAACAGCCGTATCGGATCCGTGATTGGAAGTGGGAATTTCGGTCACCCGTTCGGTTTCAAACTGAACTCCACGTCGAATGTACTGTGGTAAGCGTTGATCGAGAGACCATTCGAGTCGCTCACGAATTGACCAGCGGTGGAAAAACGAATATTAGCGGAATTACGGAATACGGCTGCTTCGACCGGACCGGGGCGGCTGTTCCGTTCGACGACGAGATGATAGCTCCATTTGAACCGTAA
- a CDS encoding MaoC/PaaZ C-terminal domain-containing protein, which translates to MVAFAEQFDPLEFHTDPEAASESRYGGLIASGYRTLSLSVRLVVEEVRSKRAVIAGLGIDDVRWHEPVRPSETLSVTTTVLDSRPSESDPTTGVVRERISVTNRTETEVLSLENYELVERRNSARWNGLTDVTWLRFTGRVDPATSIHYPRCGIPLQVLAIVPTRTRGLR; encoded by the coding sequence ATCGTCGCCTTTGCGGAGCAATTCGATCCGCTCGAGTTTCACACCGATCCGGAGGCCGCGTCGGAGAGTCGATACGGCGGCCTCATCGCTAGCGGCTACCGCACGCTCTCCCTCTCGGTTCGGCTCGTCGTCGAGGAAGTTCGAAGCAAACGGGCCGTCATCGCCGGTCTCGGAATCGACGACGTCCGCTGGCACGAACCGGTTCGGCCGAGCGAGACGCTCTCCGTGACGACGACGGTTCTCGATAGTCGCCCGTCCGAGAGCGATCCGACCACCGGCGTCGTCCGCGAACGGATCTCGGTGACCAACCGGACGGAAACCGAGGTACTCTCACTCGAGAATTACGAGCTAGTCGAGCGGCGAAATTCGGCGCGCTGGAACGGGCTGACCGACGTTACCTGGTTGCGGTTTACGGGACGAGTCGATCCAGCTACGTCGATCCACTACCCGCGATGTGGGATTCCGTTACAAGTGCTGGCGATCGTACCGACTCGTACTCGCGGCTTGCGTTGA